Proteins encoded together in one Bacteroides ovatus window:
- the tnpB gene encoding IS66 family insertion sequence element accessory protein TnpB (TnpB, as the term is used for proteins encoded by IS66 family insertion elements, is considered an accessory protein, since TnpC, encoded by a neighboring gene, is a DDE family transposase.) yields MYSLTSANRYYLYQGFVRMNLGIDGLFKIIRSEMKDLSPVSGDIFLFFGKNRQSVKILRWDGDGFLLYYKRLEGGSFELPTFNPNTGNYEISYQVLSFILNGVSLKSVRLRKRFRI; encoded by the coding sequence ATGTATTCTCTAACATCAGCCAATCGATACTATCTGTACCAGGGCTTTGTTCGTATGAACCTTGGCATTGACGGTTTATTCAAAATTATACGATCGGAAATGAAGGACTTGTCTCCCGTTTCCGGAGATATCTTTTTATTCTTTGGTAAAAACCGACAAAGTGTAAAAATACTGCGTTGGGATGGCGATGGCTTTCTTCTGTACTACAAGCGCCTCGAAGGTGGAAGTTTTGAGTTACCGACATTTAACCCCAATACAGGTAATTACGAGATTTCTTATCAGGTTTTGTCTTTTATCTTAAATGGAGTGTCATTAAAGTCTGTACGGTTGAGAAAGCGTTTTAGGATCTAA
- a CDS encoding HU family DNA-binding protein, which produces MAIVFDWYENPNASSEEEAALHPRIFMNGKVDTDTLCYKIHDYSSLTVGDVKNVLDNLSKILGESLREGKEVHIEGIGYFYPTLAATGKVTRSTPHKTNKVAFKTVRFRPDSNLKGHFVGVRANQSKYVRHSEKVSEVEIDMLLKEYFAEHQMMTRRDFQEVCGLARTTAKTHLVRLRGEGKLVNIGLRNQPMYVPAPGYYGVSRDAAHPSR; this is translated from the coding sequence ATGGCTATTGTGTTTGATTGGTATGAAAATCCTAATGCTTCTTCGGAAGAAGAAGCGGCGTTGCATCCGCGTATCTTTATGAATGGAAAAGTGGATACGGATACTCTTTGTTACAAGATTCATGACTACAGTTCGTTGACTGTGGGCGATGTAAAGAATGTGCTTGATAACTTATCGAAGATTCTCGGCGAGTCGTTGCGAGAGGGAAAAGAAGTACATATCGAGGGGATCGGCTATTTTTATCCCACTTTGGCTGCTACGGGGAAAGTGACTCGTAGCACTCCGCATAAGACTAATAAGGTGGCTTTCAAAACTGTCCGATTTCGCCCTGACAGTAATCTGAAAGGACATTTTGTGGGTGTCCGCGCCAATCAGTCCAAGTATGTCCGTCATTCGGAGAAGGTGTCAGAGGTGGAGATTGATATGCTGTTGAAAGAATATTTTGCCGAACATCAGATGATGACCCGCCGTGATTTTCAGGAAGTGTGTGGTTTGGCACGTACTACGGCCAAAACGCATTTGGTACGTTTGCGTGGAGAAGGAAAGCTGGTGAATATCGGTTTGCGCAATCAGCCGATGTATGTGCCTGCTCCCGGTTATTATGGCGTATCCAGAGATGCGGCACATCCTTCACGGTAG
- a CDS encoding ISAs1-like element ISBaov2 family transposase, with amino-acid sequence MKQETKRKIEISNLHEFADSLILIDNRIDRCKKHQASTIVLIAISAVICGADTWNSIEDFGKSKESFFAAKLSNFNGIPSHDTFNRFFSALDPLKFEESYRQWVQSILKCYSGHIAIDGKTIRGAYESEQDKRHRKQGVLPDSNTGKYKLHVISAFATELGISLGQLCTQEKENEIVVIPELLDMLCIKDCIITIDALGCQRTIAEKVIKGEGDYIFIVKDNQPKLKEIVLSVTESIVSKGTTVRFDKYETHEEGHGRNESRICYCCNDPGFLGADIRKKWKNIQSFGYIENTRNTNKGTTVEKRCFISSLEPDAQKILKNSREHWEIENNLHWQLDVNFHEDNTRRRNISALNFSVLAKIALATLRNNKREIPINRKRLIAGWDNEFLWELILHDL; translated from the coding sequence ATGAAGCAAGAAACTAAAAGAAAGATTGAGATCAGCAACCTACATGAATTTGCTGATTCATTAATATTGATAGATAACCGGATAGACCGTTGTAAAAAACATCAGGCCAGTACCATTGTTCTTATTGCAATTTCTGCTGTTATATGTGGCGCTGATACTTGGAATTCAATAGAAGACTTTGGTAAAAGTAAAGAATCTTTTTTTGCAGCCAAGCTTTCCAATTTTAATGGTATCCCTTCCCATGATACATTTAATCGCTTTTTCTCGGCATTAGATCCTTTAAAATTTGAAGAATCTTATAGGCAATGGGTCCAAAGCATTCTCAAATGTTATTCGGGGCATATAGCCATTGATGGTAAAACCATACGAGGAGCCTATGAATCCGAACAGGACAAGCGTCATCGTAAACAAGGAGTGCTTCCTGATTCGAATACGGGAAAGTACAAATTGCATGTCATCAGTGCATTTGCAACAGAACTGGGAATCTCCCTTGGACAGTTATGTACACAAGAAAAGGAAAATGAGATAGTTGTCATTCCTGAATTATTAGATATGTTGTGTATAAAAGATTGTATTATTACAATTGACGCTTTAGGATGCCAGCGTACAATTGCAGAGAAAGTCATAAAGGGAGAAGGTGACTACATTTTTATAGTGAAAGATAATCAACCGAAATTAAAGGAAATAGTACTGTCAGTAACAGAAAGTATTGTATCAAAAGGTACAACAGTACGATTTGACAAATATGAGACGCATGAAGAAGGACATGGCAGGAATGAGTCGAGAATCTGCTATTGCTGCAACGATCCTGGTTTTCTGGGAGCAGATATTAGAAAGAAGTGGAAAAATATACAGTCTTTCGGATATATAGAGAATACCAGAAATACAAACAAAGGCACTACAGTGGAAAAAAGATGTTTTATATCTTCCTTGGAACCTGATGCGCAGAAGATACTTAAAAATAGTAGAGAACACTGGGAAATTGAGAATAATCTACATTGGCAGCTAGATGTCAATTTCCATGAAGATAATACCAGAAGAAGAAATATATCAGCATTAAACTTCTCCGTACTGGCGAAAATTGCATTGGCTACATTAAGAAACAACAAAAGAGAGATACCAATCAATAGAAAAAGATTAATAGCAGGGTGGGATAATGAATTCTTATGGGAACTTATTTTACATGATTTATAA
- a CDS encoding VapE domain-containing protein, translated as MKTLEYNSKRLAKRIQALMKESSNVIVSPNTSKNVPKMQEIDEQEAYKQEVHKHPVLLTRQVIDFLKVRYDFRYNLLTEETEFRPSGQREIPFCRIDKRELNTFCLEAHKEGINCWDKDLQRYIYSTLVESYHPFRLYMNELPAWDGTDRLKPLAKRVSDTPIWIKSFHTWMLGLAAQWLGVNQTQANSVAPILISEEQGRHKSTFCRMLMPPQLARYYSDNLKLTAQGNPERLLAEMGLLNMDEFDKFGAQKMPLLKNLMQMSSLNICKAYQKNFRSLPRIASFIGTSNRTDLLCDPTGSRRFICIEAEHDIDCTGIEHSQIYAQLKEELLAGARHWFNKEEEHALQRHNSAYYHVNPIEDIVCNIYAPAMLDEPDCLSLSAAIIHQELKKRFPAVLRNCTPIQLAQILTATGISRQHTRLGNVYLVKKVKGCEE; from the coding sequence ATGAAGACATTAGAATATAACTCGAAACGTTTGGCAAAAAGAATACAAGCATTGATGAAAGAATCGTCAAACGTCATCGTTTCACCGAACACTTCAAAGAACGTACCGAAAATGCAAGAAATAGATGAACAGGAAGCATATAAACAAGAAGTACATAAACACCCCGTCCTTCTAACACGACAAGTGATTGACTTTTTGAAAGTACGATATGACTTCCGCTACAACTTACTCACCGAAGAAACCGAATTTCGCCCCTCCGGGCAACGAGAAATTCCTTTCTGCCGCATAGACAAGCGAGAACTGAATACTTTCTGCCTGGAAGCCCACAAAGAAGGAATCAACTGCTGGGACAAGGACCTTCAAAGATACATTTACTCTACCCTAGTGGAAAGCTACCACCCTTTCCGGCTTTATATGAACGAACTACCTGCCTGGGACGGAACGGATCGGTTGAAGCCCTTGGCGAAGCGAGTATCCGACACTCCTATATGGATAAAAAGCTTTCACACCTGGATGCTCGGACTTGCCGCCCAATGGCTGGGAGTGAATCAAACACAAGCAAACAGCGTAGCCCCGATACTTATCAGCGAAGAACAGGGACGCCATAAATCCACTTTCTGCCGTATGCTGATGCCGCCACAACTAGCCCGTTATTATTCGGATAATCTGAAACTAACCGCACAAGGCAATCCCGAACGTCTCCTAGCCGAGATGGGGTTACTAAACATGGATGAATTTGATAAATTCGGAGCACAAAAGATGCCGTTACTTAAAAATCTGATGCAAATGTCCAGCCTCAACATCTGCAAAGCCTATCAGAAAAATTTCCGGTCGCTGCCTCGTATCGCCTCTTTCATCGGAACAAGTAACCGGACTGACTTACTGTGCGATCCGACAGGCAGCCGCAGATTCATCTGCATTGAAGCGGAGCATGATATTGACTGTACCGGAATTGAACATTCACAAATCTACGCCCAACTGAAAGAGGAATTGCTTGCAGGTGCCCGTCACTGGTTCAACAAGGAGGAAGAACATGCTTTGCAACGTCATAATAGCGCATACTATCATGTCAACCCCATAGAAGACATTGTGTGCAACATATACGCGCCTGCCATGTTGGATGAACCGGATTGTCTGTCACTCTCCGCCGCTATCATTCATCAAGAATTGAAAAAGAGGTTTCCGGCTGTACTTCGTAATTGTACTCCTATCCAATTGGCGCAGATTCTGACTGCAACGGGTATCAGTCGACAGCATACGAGATTGGGCAATGTGTATTTGGTGAAGAAAGTGAAGGGCTGTGAAGAGTGA
- a CDS encoding RNA polymerase sigma-70 factor translates to MNDKIDIIVAGVNRKDKKMWGDFYDRFYTALCVYVSKILPVPDAVEDLVQEVFISVWEGKRTFSDIKELTNYLYRACYNNALLYIRNNQIHDTILSSLAEEESMVDEDTIYALTVKEEIIRQLYCYIEELPAEQRRIILMRIEGHTWEEIAERLEISINTVKTQKTRSYKFLRERLGDSIHSIILFLFF, encoded by the coding sequence ATGAACGATAAAATTGACATCATAGTAGCGGGAGTAAACCGGAAGGATAAAAAGATGTGGGGCGATTTCTACGATCGTTTTTATACTGCTTTATGTGTTTATGTTTCCAAGATATTGCCAGTCCCCGATGCGGTGGAAGATTTGGTACAGGAAGTTTTTATTTCTGTATGGGAGGGGAAGCGTACCTTTTCTGATATTAAAGAACTTACCAATTATCTTTATCGTGCCTGCTATAATAATGCCTTATTATATATACGTAATAATCAAATTCATGATACTATTTTAAGTTCTTTGGCGGAAGAAGAAAGTATGGTGGACGAAGATACGATTTATGCACTGACAGTAAAAGAAGAAATTATCCGGCAACTCTATTGCTATATCGAAGAACTTCCTGCCGAACAACGTCGGATTATTTTAATGAGAATTGAGGGACATACATGGGAAGAGATAGCGGAACGTCTGGAGATAAGTATCAATACTGTCAAAACCCAAAAGACTCGCAGCTATAAATTCCTCCGTGAAAGGTTGGGGGATTCCATTCATTCCATAATTCTTTTTTTATTTTTCTAA
- a CDS encoding FecR family protein: MKKFENVYQDAALMRKVLLGEADEVEQKDLEKRLAECPDLRNVYEQLQSGETLKVAFGEYQKYSSKKAYQSFLQSIGQMESKGRKSRSRRVGWYAAAAVVTLAVALSFYMSNYISSEKEGKTLIQPGTQQAQLTLSDGSVIDVHRKEVSVVVDGVQVKYKKGVLSYQPTVTTQHEEKNIEEQSGKSNELVIPRGGENTVILADGTTVHLNAGSKLTYPVRFAGKRRIVRLEGEAYFDVAGDENHPFVVQTHLGEITVLGTEFNVNAYADTPVCYTTLVHGKVKFSTLNAETVTLSPGEQAVVFANSSTKRKVDLEEYVGWVDGMYIFNDRPLGDIMKTFERWYDIQVYYETPNLRDITYSGNLKRYGTINSFLDALELTGDLTYKISGRNILIYDKVEEQEWKR; encoded by the coding sequence ATGAAGAAGTTCGAAAATGTATATCAAGACGCTGCTTTAATGAGAAAGGTTCTTTTGGGGGAGGCTGATGAAGTGGAACAAAAAGATCTTGAGAAACGGTTGGCAGAATGTCCGGACTTACGAAATGTATACGAGCAGTTACAGAGCGGGGAGACTTTGAAAGTCGCCTTTGGAGAATATCAAAAATATTCGTCAAAGAAAGCTTATCAGTCTTTTCTTCAGAGTATCGGGCAGATGGAATCGAAAGGCCGGAAGAGTCGTTCTCGTCGGGTGGGGTGGTACGCTGCTGCGGCTGTCGTTACTTTAGCCGTTGCTCTTTCTTTCTATATGTCGAATTATATCTCATCGGAAAAAGAAGGGAAAACTTTGATTCAGCCGGGAACGCAGCAGGCACAATTGACTTTGTCCGATGGCAGCGTGATTGATGTGCATAGAAAAGAAGTAAGCGTAGTAGTAGATGGCGTTCAAGTAAAATATAAGAAAGGAGTGCTGTCTTATCAGCCTACCGTCACGACACAACATGAGGAGAAAAACATTGAAGAACAATCTGGCAAATCAAATGAACTGGTAATACCGCGTGGAGGTGAAAATACTGTAATCCTTGCAGATGGAACGACAGTACATTTGAATGCCGGTTCTAAATTGACCTATCCGGTACGTTTTGCCGGTAAACGTCGAATTGTGCGTTTGGAGGGTGAAGCTTATTTTGATGTAGCAGGAGATGAGAATCATCCATTTGTGGTACAAACTCATCTCGGGGAAATAACTGTACTTGGTACTGAATTCAACGTGAATGCTTATGCCGATACCCCTGTTTGTTATACAACCCTAGTACATGGAAAAGTGAAATTCTCTACATTAAATGCGGAAACGGTTACTCTCTCACCGGGTGAACAAGCTGTTGTATTTGCCAATAGTTCAACGAAACGCAAGGTGGATTTGGAAGAATATGTTGGTTGGGTAGATGGTATGTACATCTTTAATGACCGTCCCTTGGGCGATATAATGAAGACATTCGAACGCTGGTACGACATACAGGTTTATTACGAAACCCCTAACCTGCGCGACATTACCTATAGTGGTAACTTGAAACGCTACGGAACAATAAATTCATTCCTGGATGCACTGGAACTGACAGGAGACCTTACTTATAAAATCAGTGGCAGGAATATATTGATATATGACAAAGTGGAAGAACAGGAATGGAAAAGATAG
- a CDS encoding SusC/RagA family TonB-linked outer membrane protein, whose translation MREKRWLLCFLVAMCCTFSAWALPSQDKTVTLKLHNVSIETVLDAVKKQTGVNMLYNSQMFKGVPSVSLDVKNERWDTTLKLVLNPQGFDYVMKDGIVVIRKQKRENRVRGMVTDSHGEPIPGASIIVKGTRTGTSTNIEGEFTLDVKSDKVVLEVSFIGMKKQTVQVDATRRKTVEITLVDDVKTLEDVVVTGYSNVRKSSFTGSSTQISGDDLRKVSQTNIIGAIQSFDPSFRLVDNVQFGSDPNALPEMYIRGRSGFGVKELDKDQLSKSNLENNPNLPTFIMDGFEVSIEKVYDLDPTRIESLTVLKDAAATAMYGSRAANGVVVITTVAPKAGEVRVSYNFTGTLEMPDLRDYNLANASEKLEIERLAGLFDKGQANIPSTAVGMNNYYKKYALIQKGVDTDWMSIPLQNSFNHKHSIYLEGGTPNLRYGVDGSFNIADGVMKGTERNRYSAGFSLDYRIKNLQVRNYVSFGHTKSKESPYGSFSDFSGLQPYDSPYKDDGTLREKLTYSKISGRDNNNPLYEATLGNYNWNSYDEVIDNLSFNWYLNDYWTVKGQFSVTKKYSKSEKFIDPLSSKTSVTGSKDNNLAGDLYTTNGESLDWNSNAFLYYTRSFNKQHNLNVSAGWEAASGTTESTNAHYRGFPSGEFHSLNYAAEVYKKPTRTENTTRRVSVLASANYTWNDIYLVDASVRFDGSSEFGANQKWAPFFSGGLGVNIHNYDFFKSNGYINKLKLRASYGRTGKVNFPAYAATTMYETLFDEWYITGYGAVLKALGNKDLTWEKTDKLSVGIETKTFHDRLTVDFEYYYNKTIDLVNDVTLSQTSGFSTYKDNMGQVANKGVELKLRADIYRDRNWNVALWGNMAHNKNEILKISDSQKAYNERVAAYYKNEALYQETLGLSHGAEYSVPLPQYEEGASLTSIWAVRSLGIDPTTGKEIFLNRDGSIADKWNAAQEVVVGNTEPKCSGAFGLNLSYKNWTLFASFLYEWGGQEYNQTLVNNVENADLVNKNVDLRVLTDRWKKPGDIAQFKDIKDRGMTTLPTSRFVQDKALVRLNSLNVSYDFNRDWIKKHLRMNLLRLEASTSDLINWSSIKQERGLSYPRSWKVEFSLKAQF comes from the coding sequence ATGAGAGAAAAACGATGGCTGCTATGTTTTCTAGTGGCAATGTGCTGTACGTTTAGTGCATGGGCATTACCGTCACAAGACAAGACGGTGACTTTGAAACTGCACAATGTCTCTATAGAGACTGTCCTGGATGCAGTGAAAAAACAGACAGGTGTGAATATGTTATATAATTCACAAATGTTCAAGGGTGTTCCTTCGGTATCACTTGATGTGAAGAACGAGAGATGGGATACAACTCTTAAATTAGTGTTGAATCCTCAAGGGTTTGACTATGTGATGAAAGACGGTATTGTTGTCATTCGAAAACAAAAGCGTGAAAACCGTGTCCGTGGTATGGTGACAGACTCACATGGAGAGCCGATTCCCGGAGCTAGTATTATTGTTAAAGGTACTCGTACAGGTACTTCTACCAATATTGAAGGTGAATTTACTTTGGACGTAAAAAGTGATAAGGTGGTGTTGGAAGTTTCTTTTATAGGTATGAAGAAGCAAACTGTCCAAGTGGATGCTACTCGTCGGAAAACGGTTGAAATTACATTGGTGGATGATGTCAAAACATTGGAAGATGTGGTTGTGACCGGATATAGCAATGTACGTAAATCCAGTTTTACGGGTAGTTCGACTCAGATTTCGGGTGATGACTTGCGTAAGGTGTCACAGACAAATATAATTGGGGCGATCCAGTCATTCGATCCCTCTTTCCGTTTGGTAGATAACGTACAATTTGGTTCTGACCCGAATGCTTTACCAGAAATGTATATTCGTGGACGTTCCGGTTTTGGCGTTAAAGAACTGGATAAAGATCAGCTTTCAAAATCAAATTTGGAGAATAATCCTAATTTACCAACTTTTATCATGGACGGTTTTGAAGTAAGCATTGAGAAGGTATATGACTTGGATCCTACCCGTATTGAGAGTTTGACGGTTTTGAAAGATGCTGCTGCTACTGCTATGTATGGTTCACGTGCTGCTAATGGAGTGGTGGTAATTACTACTGTTGCTCCGAAAGCAGGAGAGGTTCGTGTCTCTTATAACTTTACAGGAACGTTGGAAATGCCCGATTTACGGGATTATAATTTGGCAAATGCATCGGAGAAGCTGGAAATAGAGCGTCTCGCAGGATTATTTGATAAAGGACAAGCTAACATTCCATCGACTGCGGTAGGGATGAACAACTATTATAAGAAATACGCTTTAATTCAAAAAGGAGTAGATACGGATTGGATGTCTATTCCACTTCAAAATTCTTTCAATCATAAGCACAGTATTTACTTAGAGGGAGGAACACCTAATTTGCGTTATGGTGTGGACGGTTCATTTAATATAGCAGATGGTGTGATGAAGGGTACAGAACGTAATCGCTATAGTGCAGGCTTCTCTTTGGATTATCGCATCAAGAATTTGCAAGTAAGAAACTATGTATCTTTCGGGCATACGAAATCGAAAGAATCTCCGTATGGTTCGTTTAGTGATTTTAGCGGACTACAGCCTTATGACTCTCCTTATAAAGATGATGGAACACTCCGGGAGAAACTCACATATTCGAAAATTAGCGGACGTGACAATAATAATCCGCTATATGAAGCAACTTTGGGTAATTATAATTGGAACTCTTATGATGAGGTTATTGATAATTTGAGCTTTAACTGGTACCTGAATGATTACTGGACGGTTAAAGGGCAGTTCAGTGTAACGAAGAAATATTCCAAATCAGAAAAGTTTATTGATCCGCTTTCAAGTAAGACTAGTGTTACAGGTTCAAAAGATAATAATCTTGCCGGTGATTTGTATACGACGAATGGAGAAAGTTTGGATTGGAATTCCAATGCTTTTTTATACTATACACGTAGCTTTAACAAGCAGCACAATTTGAATGTTTCAGCAGGTTGGGAAGCAGCTTCAGGTACCACTGAGAGTACCAATGCTCATTATCGTGGATTTCCGTCGGGTGAGTTTCACTCTCTGAATTATGCGGCGGAAGTATATAAGAAACCTACTCGTACTGAGAATACCACACGAAGGGTTAGCGTATTAGCTTCTGCCAATTATACGTGGAATGATATTTATTTGGTAGACGCTTCTGTACGTTTCGACGGTTCGTCAGAGTTTGGGGCGAATCAGAAGTGGGCTCCTTTCTTCTCTGGAGGTTTGGGTGTTAATATTCATAACTATGATTTCTTCAAAAGTAACGGATATATCAATAAGTTAAAATTACGTGCTTCTTATGGGCGTACCGGTAAAGTTAATTTCCCGGCTTATGCTGCAACGACGATGTATGAAACTTTATTTGATGAATGGTATATAACAGGTTATGGGGCTGTATTGAAAGCTTTAGGTAATAAAGATTTGACTTGGGAAAAGACGGATAAGCTGAGTGTTGGTATCGAAACAAAAACGTTCCATGATCGCCTGACTGTTGATTTCGAGTATTACTATAATAAGACAATTGACTTGGTGAATGATGTCACTCTTTCCCAAACTTCCGGTTTCTCTACTTACAAAGATAATATGGGACAAGTTGCCAACAAAGGCGTAGAATTAAAACTTCGTGCGGATATTTATCGTGACAGAAACTGGAATGTGGCGTTATGGGGAAATATGGCGCACAATAAGAATGAGATTCTGAAGATTTCCGACTCTCAGAAAGCATATAATGAGAGAGTGGCCGCTTATTATAAAAATGAAGCACTTTATCAAGAAACATTAGGGCTGTCTCATGGTGCGGAATATTCGGTACCACTGCCACAGTATGAGGAAGGAGCTTCTCTGACTTCAATTTGGGCTGTACGTTCATTGGGCATTGATCCTACTACGGGTAAAGAGATCTTTTTGAACCGTGATGGCTCTATAGCTGATAAGTGGAATGCTGCGCAGGAGGTTGTAGTTGGAAATACAGAACCTAAATGTAGTGGTGCTTTCGGGTTGAACCTGTCGTATAAGAATTGGACTCTGTTTGCTTCATTTCTTTATGAGTGGGGTGGACAGGAATACAATCAAACATTGGTCAACAATGTGGAAAATGCGGACTTAGTGAACAAGAATGTCGATTTACGCGTATTGACGGACAGATGGAAAAAACCGGGTGACATAGCTCAGTTTAAAGATATTAAAGACCGGGGGATGACTACTTTGCCAACATCACGTTTCGTGCAGGATAAAGCATTGGTTCGATTGAATTCATTGAATGTCAGCTATGATTTTAACCGTGACTGGATAAAAAAACATCTCCGCATGAATCTGCTTCGTCTGGAAGCTTCTACGAGTGACTTGATAAACTGGTCCTCTATTAAACAGGAACGCGGATTGAGCTATCCGAGATCTTGGAAAGTGGAATTCTCATTAAAAGCACAGTTCTAA
- a CDS encoding RagB/SusD family nutrient uptake outer membrane protein, producing MKKIYTIIFVSCLAAISFSSCSDWLDVRPADEIKEEYLFETGNGYRTALNGIYRKLATFDLYGSNLSWGLIDGWGQVYDLDKAPDSGGGKAMKKLSKFLYKNSELTPTTDAMWSAAWNIIANCNNLAQQVAEEDTMLFYKRTQEKNMILGEAIALRAYMHFDLLRIYAPSLAMNPGDRLFIPYVDKYPSYLSDRQTVGYCLERIIADLVEAQKILKDVDKSSEFTSGNRFTKSPSGEERFVWYRGFHLNYHAVTAELARVYLYAGQSEKAYETAKLLIDINADKGYYKAVTSSYSGPMNIENGNIKMYEDIIFALYSTDQTDWDLEINHASDNATKPDDEKYLALSDAVITKFFGTESDKDWRLKYQLGPNTSSFYRSLKYKKQDEGSGFGKVNSTMVPMIRMSEVYYIAAEAIYDTDKELAKTYLKTVKQGRGISSPDLSKSGTKQDFINLIVDDARREFIGEGQTFFLYKRLKRNLEGSDEKQSVEYPAIEDNLVMPLPDSESNI from the coding sequence ATGAAAAAGATATATACAATAATATTTGTGTCATGTCTAGCAGCTATCTCGTTCAGTTCTTGTAGTGACTGGCTGGACGTGAGACCTGCGGATGAGATAAAGGAAGAATATTTGTTTGAGACAGGAAATGGTTATCGTACAGCTCTGAACGGTATATACCGGAAGTTGGCGACTTTCGATTTGTACGGTAGTAATCTGAGCTGGGGGTTGATAGATGGCTGGGGACAGGTATATGACTTGGACAAAGCCCCCGACAGCGGTGGTGGTAAAGCTATGAAGAAATTATCGAAGTTTTTGTATAAGAACTCTGAACTTACTCCTACAACAGATGCTATGTGGAGCGCAGCGTGGAATATCATAGCCAATTGTAATAACCTTGCACAGCAGGTGGCAGAGGAAGATACAATGCTGTTCTACAAACGTACGCAGGAGAAAAATATGATTTTAGGAGAAGCTATTGCCTTACGGGCGTATATGCATTTTGATTTGTTACGTATATATGCGCCGTCTTTGGCTATGAATCCGGGAGATAGGCTTTTTATTCCTTATGTGGACAAATATCCATCTTATTTATCCGATCGACAAACAGTCGGTTACTGTTTGGAACGCATCATCGCTGATTTAGTAGAAGCGCAAAAGATTTTGAAGGATGTGGATAAGTCATCAGAGTTTACTTCGGGTAATCGTTTTACTAAGTCTCCTTCCGGAGAAGAACGTTTTGTGTGGTACAGAGGATTCCATCTTAATTATCATGCCGTAACTGCGGAGTTGGCTCGTGTTTACTTATATGCAGGACAATCGGAAAAGGCCTATGAAACAGCGAAGTTACTAATAGATATTAATGCTGATAAAGGTTATTATAAGGCAGTAACAAGTAGTTATAGTGGACCTATGAATATAGAGAATGGGAATATAAAGATGTATGAAGACATTATATTTGCATTATATTCTACAGATCAGACTGATTGGGATTTGGAGATTAATCATGCAAGTGATAATGCTACCAAACCGGATGATGAAAAGTATCTGGCTTTGAGTGATGCTGTGATAACGAAATTCTTCGGTACCGAAAGCGATAAAGACTGGCGTCTTAAGTATCAGTTAGGACCGAATACTTCTTCTTTTTATCGTTCATTGAAGTATAAAAAACAAGATGAAGGTTCTGGTTTTGGTAAAGTGAATAGTACAATGGTGCCTATGATTCGTATGTCTGAAGTATATTATATAGCTGCAGAGGCTATTTATGATACAGATAAGGAATTGGCCAAGACATATCTTAAAACTGTGAAACAAGGGAGAGGTATTAGTTCTCCTGACCTTAGCAAATCGGGTACGAAGCAAGACTTTATTAATCTGATTGTTGATGACGCCCGTCGCGAGTTTATTGGCGAAGGACAGACTTTCTTTTTATACAAGCGTTTGAAACGGAACTTGGAAGGGTCGGATGAAAAGCAGTCCGTAGAATATCCGGCGATTGAAGATAATTTGGTGATGCCATTGCCTGATTCGGAAAGCAATATTTAA